A section of the Paenibacillus odorifer genome encodes:
- a CDS encoding LacI family DNA-binding transcriptional regulator codes for MKPTIYDVAREAGVSIATVSKVLNKNGRISDKTREKVHRIMEELNYQPSLVASALTSRRTGTIGLMIPDISNPFFAEAARGIEDYAQEQGSDLIVCSTDRDDEKAARYISLLLRKRVDGIIIASHTGNPDMVRRLLADHVPLVLFSADIRTMESNSVTVDDYKGGYQATEYLLSLGHRRLGVISDNLPGSKLRVEGFMDALKAAGVGFDNPANLTHTSATLENGRKAAAAMLAQAQEDRPTAIFACNDLLAIGILKEARSAGLSIPRDLSVVGFDNTMLAEICHPTLTSIAQPLREMTEQAMILLNESIDNPDSPKRKIMLMPELIVRHSTGPAPH; via the coding sequence TACGGTGTCCAAGGTGTTGAACAAGAACGGGAGAATTAGCGATAAGACACGGGAGAAGGTTCATCGGATCATGGAGGAGCTGAATTACCAGCCGAGTCTGGTGGCCTCTGCGCTGACGAGTCGCCGAACGGGAACAATCGGGCTGATGATTCCCGATATTTCTAACCCCTTTTTTGCTGAGGCGGCCCGAGGTATTGAGGATTATGCTCAGGAGCAGGGAAGCGACTTAATTGTATGCAGTACAGACCGGGATGATGAGAAGGCGGCCCGGTATATCTCACTGCTCCTGCGCAAACGGGTGGACGGTATAATCATTGCTTCTCATACAGGGAATCCGGATATGGTCCGCCGCCTGCTGGCTGATCACGTGCCGCTTGTGTTATTTTCGGCTGATATCCGGACGATGGAGAGTAACAGCGTCACGGTGGATGACTATAAGGGAGGCTATCAGGCGACAGAATATCTGTTGTCCTTGGGCCATCGCAGGCTCGGCGTTATCTCTGACAATTTACCGGGGAGTAAGCTGCGCGTGGAAGGCTTTATGGATGCGCTCAAGGCAGCAGGTGTTGGCTTTGACAATCCGGCTAATCTCACGCATACCTCAGCCACGCTGGAGAACGGCCGCAAAGCGGCTGCCGCGATGCTGGCTCAGGCGCAGGAAGACCGGCCGACCGCGATATTCGCTTGCAACGATCTGCTCGCGATTGGGATATTGAAGGAGGCGCGCAGCGCAGGCTTGTCAATTCCCCGTGATCTGTCCGTAGTGGGTTTTGACAATACAATGCTGGCTGAAATTTGCCATCCTACCTTGACCAGCATTGCTCAGCCTCTGCGTGAGATGACGGAACAGGCGATGATTCTGCTGAACGAATCTATCGACAATCCCGATAGTCCTAAGCGCAAGATCATGCTGATGCCGGAACTGATAGTCCGCCATTCCACTGGACCGGCACCGCATTAG
- the iolC gene encoding 5-dehydro-2-deoxygluconokinase — protein MNGLQFDPARPLDLIAVGRLCIDLNANETGRPMEETLTFTKYVGGSPANIIIGAARLGMRTGFIGKISDDQMGRFIRTYLQRNGIDDSQVSVDQTGAVTGLAFTEIKSPQECSILMYRDHVADLLLSTEEISEEYIRKSKALLISGTALAQSPSREAVFVALEFARKHNVTVFFDLDYRPYTWKSAAETAVYYNLAAEKCDCIIGTREEFNMMESLYNVTDADDEATVNRWFSHQAKLVVIKHGGSGSISYTADGQKHRSGIFPAKVLKTFGAGDSYASAFIHSLMRGESVGEAMRRGSASASIVISRHSCSDAMPTLDELEAFLLSNEEITSGAE, from the coding sequence ATGAACGGTTTACAGTTCGATCCTGCACGACCGCTGGATTTAATCGCTGTCGGTCGGCTCTGTATTGACTTGAACGCTAATGAAACCGGAAGACCAATGGAAGAGACACTGACCTTTACCAAATATGTTGGCGGCTCTCCTGCCAATATCATAATTGGAGCAGCACGGCTAGGGATGCGCACTGGCTTTATCGGTAAGATATCCGATGATCAGATGGGCCGTTTTATCCGAACTTATCTGCAAAGGAATGGCATTGACGATAGCCAGGTGAGTGTTGACCAGACTGGTGCAGTGACTGGGCTTGCTTTTACTGAAATAAAGAGCCCTCAGGAGTGCAGCATTCTGATGTACCGGGATCATGTGGCTGATTTGCTGCTGAGTACGGAGGAGATCTCGGAAGAGTATATTCGGAAGTCCAAGGCACTGCTGATCTCAGGTACTGCACTGGCACAAAGTCCGTCCCGTGAGGCTGTGTTTGTCGCTTTGGAGTTCGCCCGCAAGCACAATGTCACTGTATTTTTTGATCTCGATTACCGCCCCTATACGTGGAAGTCAGCCGCAGAAACAGCGGTTTATTATAATCTGGCAGCTGAGAAATGCGATTGTATCATCGGTACCCGTGAGGAATTTAATATGATGGAGAGCCTGTACAATGTAACAGATGCAGATGACGAAGCAACAGTTAACCGCTGGTTCTCGCACCAAGCAAAGCTGGTCGTTATCAAGCATGGCGGGAGTGGTTCAATCTCCTACACGGCGGATGGGCAGAAGCATCGGAGTGGTATTTTTCCCGCTAAAGTATTGAAGACATTTGGAGCCGGAGATTCTTACGCCTCAGCCTTTATTCACAGTCTAATGCGGGGGGAAAGCGTGGGTGAGGCCATGCGCCGCGGCAGCGCGTCGGCATCCATTGTCATCTCCCGCCACAGCTGTTCGGATGCCATG